The following proteins come from a genomic window of Megalobrama amblycephala isolate DHTTF-2021 linkage group LG1, ASM1881202v1, whole genome shotgun sequence:
- the LOC125280812 gene encoding pollen-specific leucine-rich repeat extensin-like protein 3: protein MGILLVPVPSRSHQQKLSAEDHLKALRQDGRLLEKYVEEVHMKLYSPRPVLSEIQAAWPVHQPTNSSTYRSSGHSQIALSDPKPKPSKKRATVRSRRPKKTAAASSEPPSKPVAEQPNSPMKPASEPESPLPATPIPFPAEPASPAHESAPPAHESAPPAHEPAPPAHEPAPPAHEPTPAHEPTACHKPFQPPLNLPKKNFARPRPLTRHGDS, encoded by the coding sequence ATGGGTATTCTCCTCGTTCCTGTGCCCTCAAGAAGCCACCAGCAAAAGCTCTCAGCGGAGGATCATCTCAAGGCTCTCAGGCAGGACGGCCGCCTGCTGGAGAAGTATGTGGAGGAGGTTCATATGAAATTGTATTCTCCTCGTCCAGTCCTCTCAGAAATACAGGCGGCCTGGCCAGTTCACCAGCCGACGAATTCCTCCACCTACCGCTCCAGTGGGCATTCCCAAATTGCCCTGTCTGACCCCAAACCCAAGCCATCAAAAAAGAGAGCCACAGTGAGGTCCAGACGGCCCAAGAAGACAGCCGCTGCCTCATCAGAACCTCCGTCTAAGCCTGTTGCTGAGCAACCCAATTCTCCTATGAAGCCTGCCTCTGAGCCTGAGTCACCACTCCCAGCAACACCCATTCCATTCCCTGCCGAGCCTGCTTCACCAGCCCACGAGTCCGCTCCACCAGCCCACGAGTCCGCTCCACCAGCCCATGAGCCCGCTCCACCAGCCCACGAGCCCGCTCCACCAGCCCACGAGCCCACTCCAGCCCACGAACCCACGGCATGCCACAAGCCCTTCCAGCCCCCCCTGAATCtcccaaaaaaaaattttgcccgcccacggcccctgacccgccacgGAGACTCTTGA